One Sodalis praecaptivus DNA segment encodes these proteins:
- the ilvD gene encoding dihydroxy-acid dehydratase, giving the protein MPKYRSATTTHGRNMAGARALWRATGMTDDDFGKPIIAVVNSFTQFVPGHVHLRDLGKLVAEQIEASGGVAKEFNTIAVDDGIAMGHGGMLYSLPSRELIADSVEYMVNAHCADAMVCISNCDKITPGMLMASLRLNIPVIFVSGGPMEAGKTKLSDKIIKLDLIDAMIQGANPHVSDEDSNQIERSACPTCGSCSGMFTANSMNCLTEALGLSQPGNGSLLATHADRKHLFLNAGERIVGLAKRYYEQDDTSALPRSIASKAAFENAMTLDIAMGGSTNTVLHLLAAAQEGEVDFTMADIDRLSRKVPHLCKVAPSTQKYHMEDVHRAGGVIGILGELDRSGLLNRDVRNVLGLSLPETLARYDIMVTDDAAVKSMYAAGPAGIRTTQAFSQECRWPSLDDDRQEGCIRAREFAYSQDGGLAVLYGNIAEDGCIVKTAGVDKGSLVFRGPAKVYESQEAASEAILGGKVVAGDVVVIRYEGPKGGPGMQEMLYPTTFLKSMGLGKSCALITDGRFSGGTSGLSIGHVSPEAASGGLIGLVRDGDIIDINIAGRGIVLDVADSELAARRETELARGGAAWTPVARERQVSFALKAYASLATSADKGAVRDKAKLGG; this is encoded by the coding sequence CAAATCGAAGCGTCCGGCGGGGTAGCGAAAGAGTTTAATACCATTGCGGTGGACGACGGCATCGCGATGGGGCACGGCGGCATGCTGTACTCTCTGCCGTCGCGCGAGCTTATCGCCGATTCGGTGGAATACATGGTGAATGCCCACTGCGCCGACGCTATGGTGTGCATTTCCAACTGCGATAAAATCACCCCCGGGATGCTGATGGCGTCGCTGCGCTTGAACATACCGGTCATTTTTGTCTCCGGCGGCCCGATGGAAGCCGGTAAAACCAAACTGTCGGATAAAATCATCAAGCTGGACCTGATAGACGCCATGATTCAGGGCGCCAACCCCCACGTCTCGGATGAAGACAGTAACCAGATTGAGCGTTCCGCCTGCCCGACCTGCGGATCCTGCTCCGGCATGTTTACCGCCAACTCGATGAACTGCCTGACCGAGGCGCTTGGCCTTTCCCAGCCGGGCAACGGTTCGCTGCTGGCGACCCACGCCGATCGCAAACACCTGTTCTTGAACGCCGGCGAGCGTATCGTCGGGTTAGCCAAACGCTACTATGAGCAGGATGATACCAGCGCGCTGCCGCGCAGTATCGCCAGCAAAGCCGCGTTTGAAAACGCCATGACCCTGGATATCGCCATGGGCGGCTCGACCAATACCGTGCTCCATCTGCTGGCCGCGGCGCAGGAAGGCGAAGTGGACTTTACCATGGCCGATATCGATCGCCTGTCGCGGAAGGTGCCGCATTTATGTAAGGTCGCGCCCAGCACGCAAAAATACCACATGGAAGACGTACACCGCGCCGGCGGCGTCATCGGCATTCTGGGCGAGCTGGACCGCAGCGGCCTGCTTAATCGCGACGTACGCAACGTGCTCGGACTGTCGCTGCCGGAAACGCTGGCGCGCTACGATATCATGGTGACCGACGACGCGGCGGTAAAAAGCATGTACGCCGCCGGGCCGGCGGGCATTCGCACCACTCAGGCGTTTTCCCAGGAGTGTCGCTGGCCGTCGCTGGATGACGATCGTCAAGAAGGCTGCATTCGCGCCCGTGAATTCGCCTATAGCCAGGACGGGGGATTGGCGGTGCTCTATGGCAACATTGCCGAAGACGGCTGCATCGTGAAAACCGCCGGCGTCGACAAAGGCAGCTTGGTGTTCCGCGGGCCGGCCAAGGTGTATGAAAGTCAAGAAGCCGCGTCCGAGGCCATCCTCGGCGGTAAAGTGGTGGCCGGCGATGTCGTGGTGATCCGCTACGAAGGTCCGAAAGGCGGACCGGGAATGCAGGAAATGCTCTATCCCACCACCTTCCTTAAGTCCATGGGGCTGGGTAAAAGCTGCGCGCTGATTACCGATGGCCGCTTTTCCGGCGGAACCTCGGGATTGTCTATCGGCCACGTGTCGCCGGAAGCCGCCAGCGGCGGCCTGATCGGGCTGGTGCGCGACGGAGATATCATCGATATCAATATCGCCGGTCGCGGCATTGTGCTGGACGTGGCCGATAGCGAGCTGGCCGCGCGTCGCGAGACCGAACTGGCGCGCGGTGGCGCAGCCTGGACGCCGGTCGCGCGTGAGCGCCAGGTGTCGTTCGCTCTGAAAGCCTACGCCAGTTTGGCGACCAGCGCGGATAAAGGCGCGGTGCGCGATAAAGCCAAGCTGGGAGGATAA
- the ilvA gene encoding threonine ammonia-lyase, biosynthetic, translating to MAESQPFSAEPCPAEYLRAALRAPVYEVAQVTPLQMMTKVSERLGNTVLVKREDRQPVHSFKLRGAYAMIAGLNAAQRACGVITASAGNHAQGVALSASRLGIPSLIVMPVNTADIKVDAVRGFGGEPLLFGANFDEAKAKAIELARERNMTFVPPFDHPAVIAGQGTLAMELLQQDAHLDRIFVPVGGGGLAAGVAVLIKHLMPQIKVIGVEAEESACLAAALQAGEPVDLPRVGLFAEGVAVRRIGNETFRLCRDYLDDVITVDSDAICAAVKDLFEDVRAIAEPSGALALAGMKKYVQLHGIRDERLAHVLSGANVNFHGLRYVSERCELGEQREALMAVTIPERKGSFLAFCELLGGRPVTEFNYRYSDADNACIFVGVRLTRGREEREEILAEMAAGGYQVADLSDDEMAKLHVRYMVGGRPSKPLRERLYSFEFPESPGALLKFLYTLGTRWNITLFHYRSHGTDYGRVLAGFELAEREPEFDHHLSALGYECHDVTANPAFRLFLAD from the coding sequence ATGGCTGAGTCTCAACCGTTTTCCGCCGAGCCTTGCCCTGCGGAGTACCTGCGCGCCGCGCTACGCGCGCCGGTGTATGAAGTGGCCCAGGTCACGCCGCTGCAGATGATGACTAAGGTGTCGGAACGCCTCGGCAATACCGTGCTGGTGAAACGTGAAGACCGTCAGCCGGTGCATAGCTTTAAACTGCGCGGCGCCTACGCGATGATCGCCGGGCTCAACGCAGCGCAGCGGGCCTGCGGCGTGATTACCGCCTCGGCGGGCAACCATGCCCAAGGCGTGGCGCTTTCCGCCAGCCGCCTCGGCATTCCGTCGCTCATCGTGATGCCGGTTAATACCGCCGATATCAAAGTGGACGCGGTGCGCGGCTTCGGCGGCGAACCGCTGTTATTCGGCGCCAACTTTGATGAAGCCAAGGCAAAAGCCATTGAATTGGCACGCGAACGCAATATGACTTTTGTGCCGCCGTTCGATCATCCGGCGGTGATCGCCGGTCAAGGGACGCTGGCGATGGAGTTGTTGCAGCAGGACGCCCATCTGGACCGCATTTTTGTGCCGGTGGGCGGCGGAGGCCTGGCGGCGGGCGTAGCGGTGCTGATAAAACATCTGATGCCGCAAATCAAGGTTATCGGCGTTGAAGCGGAAGAGTCCGCGTGTCTGGCGGCGGCGCTGCAGGCCGGTGAGCCGGTGGATTTGCCGCGGGTTGGCCTGTTTGCCGAAGGCGTGGCGGTACGGCGCATCGGTAATGAAACCTTCCGCCTGTGCCGCGATTATCTTGATGATGTTATTACCGTGGACAGCGACGCCATTTGCGCGGCGGTGAAGGATTTGTTTGAGGACGTGCGGGCGATTGCCGAGCCCTCCGGTGCGCTGGCGCTGGCGGGAATGAAAAAATATGTCCAGCTGCACGGCATCCGTGATGAGCGTCTGGCGCACGTGCTGTCCGGTGCCAACGTCAATTTTCACGGCCTGCGCTATGTCTCGGAGCGCTGTGAACTGGGCGAGCAGCGCGAAGCGCTGATGGCGGTGACCATCCCGGAAAGAAAGGGCAGCTTTTTGGCCTTCTGCGAACTGTTGGGCGGTCGGCCGGTTACCGAATTCAATTATCGCTATAGCGATGCCGATAACGCCTGTATTTTCGTCGGCGTTAGGCTGACCCGCGGGCGTGAGGAGCGCGAGGAGATCCTGGCGGAAATGGCCGCCGGCGGTTACCAGGTGGCGGATCTTTCCGATGATGAGATGGCCAAGCTTCACGTCCGTTATATGGTGGGCGGTCGCCCGTCGAAGCCGCTGCGCGAGCGTTTATACAGCTTCGAGTTTCCCGAGTCCCCCGGAGCGTTGCTAAAATTTTTGTACACGTTGGGGACGCGCTGGAATATTACGCTGTTCCACTACCGCAGCCACGGCACGGATTATGGCCGGGTGCTGGCGGGATTTGAATTGGCGGAGCGCGAACCGGAATTCGATCATCATCTTTCGGCCTTGGGCTATGAGTGCCACGATGTTACCGCCAATCCGGCGTTTCGCTTGTTCCTGGCGGATTAA
- the ilvY gene encoding HTH-type transcriptional activator IlvY: MDIRDLKLFLHLAESRHFGRSAKAMHVSPSTLSRQIQRLEEDVGQTLFLRDNRTVQLTDAGQQLKEFAQQTLLQYQQLRHRLGQHGPSLSGELRLFCSVTAAYSHLPPILDLFRAEHPLVEIKLTTGDAANALDKVQSGEADLGIAGHPEILPASIDFTPIGEIPMILIAPALPCPVRARVKTPQPDWSNTPFILPEHGPARRRIELWFRSNHISNPLIYATVAGNEAIVSMVALGCGIALIPSVVMDNSPEPVRSRITLLEHGTPVAPLALGVCAQRKRLQEPLIDAFWQLLER, encoded by the coding sequence ATGGATATCCGCGACCTCAAGTTGTTTCTCCACCTGGCGGAAAGCCGCCACTTCGGCCGCAGCGCCAAGGCGATGCATGTCAGCCCGTCGACCCTGTCGCGCCAAATCCAACGGTTGGAGGAGGATGTCGGGCAGACGCTGTTTTTACGCGATAACCGTACTGTACAGTTGACCGACGCCGGCCAGCAACTGAAAGAGTTCGCGCAGCAAACCCTGCTGCAATACCAACAGCTGCGCCACCGCCTCGGTCAACACGGTCCTTCACTCAGCGGCGAACTGCGGCTGTTTTGCTCGGTAACCGCCGCCTACAGCCATTTGCCGCCGATCCTCGATCTGTTTCGCGCCGAGCATCCGCTGGTGGAAATAAAACTCACCACCGGCGATGCCGCCAACGCGCTGGATAAAGTGCAGTCCGGCGAAGCGGATTTGGGCATAGCCGGCCATCCGGAAATTTTGCCGGCGAGTATCGATTTTACCCCCATCGGCGAAATCCCCATGATATTGATCGCGCCGGCGCTGCCTTGCCCGGTTCGCGCCCGGGTCAAGACCCCCCAGCCTGACTGGTCGAATACCCCTTTCATTTTGCCGGAGCACGGTCCGGCGCGTCGGCGCATTGAACTGTGGTTTCGCAGCAACCATATCAGCAATCCGCTGATTTACGCTACCGTTGCCGGCAATGAGGCGATTGTGTCGATGGTGGCACTGGGCTGCGGTATCGCGCTGATCCCGTCGGTGGTGATGGACAATTCGCCGGAGCCGGTGCGCAGCCGCATCACCCTGCTGGAGCACGGCACCCCGGTCGCGCCGCTGGCGCTGGGAGTCTGTGCACAACGAAAGCGGCTACAAGAGCCGCTGATCGACGCCTTCTGGCAACTGCTGGAGCGCTAA
- the ilvC gene encoding ketol-acid reductoisomerase — protein sequence MANYFNTLNLRQQLAQLGKCRFMSRDEFVDEAGYLQGKKVVIIGCGAQGLNQGLNMRDSGLDIAYALRKEAIDEKRPSWRKATENGFRVGTYEELVPEADLVVNLTPDKQHSAVVQAVQPLMKQGAALGYSHGFNIVEVGEQIRRDITVIMVAPKCPGTEVREEYKRGFGVPTLIAVHPENDPKGEGMALAKAWAAATGGHRAGVLESSFVAEVKSDLMGEQTILCGMLQAGSLLCFDKMVADGVDPAYAGKLIQFGWETTTEALKQGGITLMMDRLSNSAKLRAFALSEQLKQLMQPLFEKHMDDIITGAFSSGMMADWANDDVKLLGWREETGRTPFENAPQYDGKISEQTYFDHGVLMIAMAKAGVELAFETMTRSGIIAESAYYESLHELPLIANTVARKRLYEMNVVISDTAEYGNYLFANAAVPLLKEAFMGNLQAGDLGKPVAEGEIDNARLRDVNEAIRQHPIEIVGAELRGYMKDMKRIAVAN from the coding sequence ATGGCTAACTATTTCAACACCTTAAATCTGCGCCAGCAGTTGGCGCAGTTGGGTAAATGTCGTTTCATGAGCCGCGATGAGTTCGTCGATGAAGCGGGTTACTTGCAAGGCAAAAAAGTGGTGATCATCGGCTGTGGCGCCCAGGGTTTAAACCAGGGGCTGAATATGCGTGACTCCGGGTTGGATATCGCCTACGCGCTGCGTAAAGAAGCGATCGACGAGAAGCGCCCCTCCTGGCGTAAAGCGACGGAAAACGGCTTTCGCGTCGGCACCTATGAAGAGCTGGTGCCGGAAGCGGACCTGGTCGTTAACCTGACGCCCGATAAACAACACTCCGCGGTGGTGCAGGCGGTACAACCGCTGATGAAACAAGGCGCCGCGCTGGGCTATTCCCACGGCTTCAACATTGTTGAAGTGGGCGAGCAAATCCGCCGCGACATCACCGTTATCATGGTGGCGCCGAAATGCCCTGGGACAGAGGTGCGCGAAGAGTACAAACGGGGGTTTGGCGTACCGACCCTTATCGCCGTGCATCCGGAAAACGATCCGAAGGGCGAGGGGATGGCGCTGGCCAAAGCCTGGGCGGCTGCGACCGGTGGTCATCGTGCGGGGGTGCTGGAATCCTCCTTTGTCGCCGAGGTCAAGTCGGATCTGATGGGCGAGCAGACTATCCTGTGCGGTATGCTGCAGGCCGGCTCGCTGCTGTGCTTCGACAAGATGGTCGCCGACGGCGTCGACCCGGCCTACGCCGGCAAACTGATTCAGTTTGGCTGGGAAACCACTACCGAAGCGCTGAAGCAGGGCGGTATCACGCTGATGATGGACCGCTTGTCCAACAGCGCGAAGTTGCGCGCTTTTGCGCTGTCCGAGCAACTGAAGCAACTGATGCAGCCGCTGTTTGAAAAACACATGGACGATATCATTACCGGCGCCTTCTCCAGCGGCATGATGGCCGATTGGGCCAACGATGATGTCAAACTGCTCGGCTGGCGCGAAGAAACCGGCCGTACGCCGTTTGAAAATGCGCCGCAGTACGACGGCAAAATCAGCGAGCAGACCTATTTTGACCACGGCGTGTTGATGATCGCCATGGCAAAAGCCGGCGTGGAACTGGCATTTGAAACCATGACCCGTTCCGGTATCATTGCCGAATCGGCCTATTACGAATCCCTGCATGAATTGCCGCTCATCGCCAATACCGTCGCCCGCAAGCGTCTGTATGAGATGAACGTGGTCATTTCCGACACCGCCGAATACGGCAACTATCTGTTCGCCAATGCCGCCGTGCCGTTGCTTAAAGAGGCGTTTATGGGCAACCTGCAGGCGGGGGATTTGGGCAAACCGGTGGCCGAGGGGGAAATCGACAATGCGCGCCTGCGTGATGTTAACGAAGCGATTCGCCAGCATCCGATCGAAATTGTAGGCGCCGAATTGCGCGGTTACATGAAGGATATGAAGCGCATCGCGGTCGCCAACTGA